The proteins below are encoded in one region of Thioalkalivibrio sp. K90mix:
- a CDS encoding biotin--[acetyl-CoA-carboxylase] ligase, producing the protein MAPETAQLEGLLREALAGTALEPPLTEVLERVDSTNARLLEAARMDAGPRVCLARAQLAGRGRRGRAWVAPPDAGLALSLSWPIAADQRVPAAYPVGVGIGVIRALEALGVEGPGLKWPNDVVVGTAKLGGILVEQRLPRSDRPGRLVVGVGLNRRGSGALGLDREVTDLEALLDGQGPDWLALAAEVAGWQMRLHRVLMAQGLAALGDDLDRLDVLAGRTIEVPDTGLAGVARGICLDSGRLRVEDEAGLLHHLDAGEVSIRRAGHA; encoded by the coding sequence ATGGCGCCGGAAACCGCGCAACTGGAAGGGCTGCTGCGCGAGGCCCTGGCGGGAACCGCGCTGGAACCGCCGCTTACGGAGGTGCTGGAACGGGTGGATTCCACCAATGCGCGACTGCTCGAGGCCGCGCGGATGGATGCCGGGCCCAGGGTGTGTCTGGCGCGCGCGCAGCTGGCGGGGCGGGGGCGACGAGGCCGGGCCTGGGTGGCGCCCCCGGATGCCGGCCTGGCCCTGTCGCTCTCCTGGCCGATTGCCGCCGACCAGCGGGTGCCCGCGGCCTACCCGGTCGGTGTGGGGATCGGGGTCATCCGCGCGCTGGAGGCGCTCGGTGTGGAGGGCCCGGGCCTCAAGTGGCCGAACGACGTGGTGGTGGGCACTGCGAAGCTGGGCGGTATTCTGGTCGAACAGCGGCTCCCCCGGTCGGACCGGCCCGGGCGCCTGGTGGTAGGGGTCGGGCTCAATCGCCGGGGTTCCGGCGCGCTTGGTCTGGACCGCGAGGTGACCGACCTGGAAGCCCTGTTGGATGGGCAGGGGCCCGACTGGCTGGCGCTGGCGGCCGAGGTGGCAGGGTGGCAGATGCGCCTGCATCGGGTGCTGATGGCACAGGGGCTGGCGGCGCTGGGGGACGACCTCGACCGCCTCGATGTGCTGGCCGGACGCACGATCGAAGTGCCGGATACGGGCCTGGCGGGCGTTGCCCGGGGCATTTGCCTGGATTCGGGCCGTCTGCGCGTCGAGGATGAGGCGGGCCTCCTGCATCATCTCGACGCGGGAGAAGTATCCATCCGGAGGGCCGGGCATGCCTGA